The proteins below come from a single Brevundimonas sp. LM2 genomic window:
- a CDS encoding type II toxin-antitoxin system RelE/ParE family toxin, translated as MKARFSRRSEIDLAAIGEFIAGDNPRKALSFVRELRTRAAKAATDPRLYAVRGELTVPVRRIVHGNYCIYYSVRDDEVRIERIMHAAMSGHPVADES; from the coding sequence ATGAAGGCTCGCTTTTCACGGAGGAGCGAGATCGATCTCGCTGCCATCGGTGAGTTTATCGCCGGTGACAATCCGAGGAAGGCGCTCAGCTTCGTACGGGAACTGAGGACAAGAGCGGCAAAGGCCGCGACCGACCCCCGGCTCTATGCCGTGCGAGGGGAGCTGACGGTTCCGGTTCGTCGCATCGTCCACGGCAACTATTGCATCTACTATTCGGTTCGTGATGACGAGGTCCGGATCGAGCGGATCATGCACGCCGCCATGAGCGGTCATCCCGTAGCCGACGAGTCCTGA
- a CDS encoding type II toxin-antitoxin system ParD family antitoxin, which yields MGKHETLQVELSEPMARIIDRAVAKGDYASSDEVVRAALDAWSFSRLPRARDEAHLREMLQEGIDSGPGRPADDVFDELEARYASMIRDE from the coding sequence ATGGGTAAGCACGAGACGCTGCAGGTCGAGCTGTCCGAGCCCATGGCTCGGATCATCGACCGAGCCGTTGCGAAGGGTGACTACGCTTCATCCGACGAGGTGGTACGCGCTGCTTTGGACGCATGGTCGTTCAGCCGGCTGCCCCGCGCCCGTGACGAGGCCCATCTGCGCGAAATGCTGCAGGAAGGCATCGACAGCGGCCCAGGCCGTCCGGCGGATGACGTCTTCGATGAGCTCGAGGCGCGTTACGCCTCTATGATCCGCGACGAATGA
- a CDS encoding aminotransferase class V-fold PLP-dependent enzyme — MSYKPLFSRALALDPERLHFAAHSHHLWPDASFDGQVRAWVEANHFADRKWDLVFGDVVPEAQKHVARELNLPDPETVVFAPNTHDFLIRVFSGWETRPVRILTTDGEFHAFRRQAERWEESGEAVVSRVPLEPFDTFDARFTAAAEAGGHDVIVVSQVFFKTGQAIGCLDALAALAKPEGPWVIVDGYHGFMATPTDLSAVADRVFYVSGGYKYAMTGEGAGFLHAPDGFCERPVVTGWFAEFGNLMGPPEGVQYRADAGRFWGATFDSTPLYRFNAVRRMLDEQGLSTADISAHADALSARFAEALAAGDCGRLGEATVLNADAGDGRPRARFLALKHKDAQAWRARLLEANVVTDVRDDVIRFGFGLYQDDADVERLVETCGRRF, encoded by the coding sequence ATGTCTTACAAACCCCTCTTCTCCCGCGCCCTCGCCCTCGACCCCGAGCGGCTGCATTTCGCGGCGCACAGCCATCACCTGTGGCCCGACGCCTCCTTCGACGGTCAGGTGCGGGCCTGGGTCGAGGCCAACCATTTCGCCGATCGCAAATGGGACCTGGTCTTCGGCGACGTCGTCCCCGAGGCCCAGAAGCATGTCGCGCGCGAGCTGAACCTGCCGGATCCGGAGACCGTCGTCTTCGCCCCCAACACCCACGACTTCCTGATCCGCGTCTTCTCGGGCTGGGAGACCCGGCCCGTCCGCATCCTGACCACTGACGGCGAGTTCCACGCCTTCCGCCGCCAGGCCGAGCGCTGGGAGGAGAGCGGCGAGGCAGTGGTCAGCCGCGTGCCGCTGGAGCCGTTCGACACGTTCGATGCTCGCTTCACCGCCGCCGCCGAGGCCGGGGGTCACGATGTGATCGTCGTCAGCCAGGTCTTCTTCAAGACCGGCCAGGCCATCGGCTGCCTGGACGCCCTGGCGGCGCTGGCGAAGCCGGAGGGCCCCTGGGTGATCGTCGACGGCTATCACGGCTTCATGGCCACCCCGACCGACCTGTCGGCCGTGGCGGACCGGGTCTTCTACGTCTCCGGGGGATACAAATACGCCATGACCGGCGAGGGCGCGGGCTTCCTGCATGCGCCCGACGGCTTCTGCGAGCGGCCCGTCGTGACCGGCTGGTTCGCCGAATTCGGCAATCTGATGGGTCCGCCCGAGGGGGTCCAGTACCGCGCCGACGCCGGCCGGTTCTGGGGGGCCACCTTCGATTCCACGCCCCTGTACCGGTTTAACGCGGTGCGGCGGATGCTGGACGAGCAGGGCCTGTCCACCGCCGACATCTCGGCCCATGCGGACGCCCTGTCGGCCCGCTTCGCCGAGGCGCTGGCGGCGGGCGACTGCGGCCGGCTGGGCGAGGCGACGGTGCTGAACGCCGACGCCGGCGACGGCCGTCCCCGCGCCCGCTTCCTGGCCCTGAAGCACAAGGACGCCCAGGCCTGGCGCGCGCGGTTGCTGGAGGCCAACGTCGTCACGGACGTCCGCGATGACGTGATCCGCTTCGGCTTCGGCCTGTATCAGGACGACGCCGACGTCGAGCGCCTGGTCGAGACCTGCGGACGCCGCTTCTAG